In the Micromonospora narathiwatensis genome, one interval contains:
- a CDS encoding SCP2 sterol-binding domain-containing protein, producing the protein MVDATTRFFEELDRRGFEPLLAKTSGSLRFDLHQGAQTTHWLLDIDRGNLQVRQEDREADTVVGTAPRLFGELVTGEENAIAALLRGDMTVAGDLRLLLQVERLLPGPPRSQGPRRAFTREVR; encoded by the coding sequence CCGGCGGGGGTTCGAACCCCTGCTGGCGAAGACCTCCGGGAGCCTGCGCTTCGACCTGCACCAGGGGGCGCAGACGACACACTGGCTCCTGGACATCGACCGGGGCAACCTCCAGGTCCGGCAGGAGGACCGGGAGGCCGACACGGTCGTGGGCACCGCGCCGCGCCTCTTCGGCGAACTGGTCACGGGCGAGGAGAACGCCATCGCGGCCCTGCTCCGCGGCGACATGACCGTGGCGGGCGACCTGCGGCTGCTGCTCCAGGTCGAACGGCTGCTGCCCGGTCCGCCGCGTTCGCAGGGGCCGCGGCGCGCGTTCACGCGGGAGGTGCGTTGA